The Aspergillus flavus chromosome 2, complete sequence region TCGTCCCCCTTAAACACGTAGAGACGCCAGGGATCTTTAGCTGGGGGCTTGCGGGCTTCAGGTGGTTCATGGTATTTGAGGACCactgttcctcctccactgACGTTCACAGTATTGCTCTCAGCAGCCAAGCGCCCAGTGTTAGCGAAATTGGGCTTCTCCTTTTCTGGTGGAGGGGCGGATGGGTCCTTCTGAGCTACCTCCGATGTGTAAGCGTCTTGCTGGGAAGGCAAGGCGCCCCTAGAGCGCACGGGGTCGCGTGACGATGGACTGCGCGAGCGCCTTGAAGGTGAGCGAGATCGGGATGTAGTCCGATAGCTTCTTGACGACCTCTCTTTATCGTCGTGTGTATCCCGGTCGCGATGGCGTCGATGCCGACGCTCTTCCGGTGAACGATGTCGACGTCTTCTCCGATCGTCGTCCGAATTGTCCGCTCGTTCCCTCCGCTCTCGGCGGCGATGATCATCGTCTCTTTTGCGGCTACTCCGGCCTGAAGGACTGCGGGATGACCGGCGTTGGGAGCCATCTCGTCGAGAGCTTCGACGATCGTCACGACGTCGCGAACTGCTCTCGTATTCGTCGTCATATTTTCGTCGTCGCTCACTTTTCGCATGCGGGGAACCTGCTGGCGATCGGTGCCGCGAGCGGTCGCGGTAGTCTTCTCGTGATTCCGGCATGGTCAGAAGTGCTGAGTGAAATTGGTTCACTTGACCGGGTGAGAATTTAAGAATGATTTCTGTTTCAAGGAACTAAAGCAGCTTAACGATAGCATGGGCACGTGATGACTGATCAAGTTATCGCCGGTGGATCCGGAAAACAAATCAAGTGGAGTTCCCCTCTTTCTGTCTCTTCCATATCAGAACATATCGTTTCCGCCCCAtggtttttgtttttgtgtAGGGGGAGTAATTCACATCTCCTCCTTTGAAATCATGCGACCATGTTCAAGAAACCTCAAGTCTTCAGCTTCGGTGGATTGCATTTGCTAAATCCGTCGTGCCACTCATCACCAGCTCATCCGCGTCCATGGCAGTTGTCTCCGCACCGGGGGTTTGCCACTGCTCATGGTTTCCGCGAAGATGACCTCTCCTggccatcttcctcctcttttaCTCCCTACGATGTGTTCAAGCAAGACCGGAACGCTCCGTATTCGAAGCACAGGTTCTATGAATTAGTCAAGATCTACCACCCGGATCGACCGTGCAATGATCATCCATTATGCAGGGACCTCTCTCCCGAAACGAGGGTTCACAGATACCATGTTGTAGTAACAGCCCATGAGATTTTATCCGATCCATCTAGGCGGGCGGCTTACGATCTGTCTGGTGCTGGATGGAATCTCCACCCACAAGGTTCACATCCACCCTGGGCTAGGCCAGGCTCGCGTGACTGGAGTCCCATCTATGCTAATGCAACCTGGGAAGACTGGGAACGATGGCAGAACCGTTATAATGGAAAGCAGCAAACGATGGTTGACCATCGCACCTTTGCGCGATTGATTATACTTCTGACCCTGCTGGGAGGTGCGCTTCAGGCGTCCTGGATCAACAAACTAAGTATTGGACATGAAGATCGACTTCAACAACTCAATGAGGAAACCATGCGACTCCTGGCAGGACGACGGGAAAATACCGTGAAGCAGATGCCATCATCCGAAGCCAAAGTCCAACACTTTCTTATCCGGAGAGATCCTTCAGGTGTTGGATTAAAGGGGCAAGAGCAGCAGGTCTACCAGAAGGTTCTCTATCCTCGAGAGTCTTCCTCCGAAGAAGCGCATCCAGTGAAGATACTGGGCAATACGACCACGGATGCTAAAGAACCAGACCCGACATCTTAAAGAAAAGTGCTATTGTCTGATGTAACTTACACTAGGTTCGGGGTAAATACTTACTATTGACACAAAGCATGGATACATATTATTCTTGATTCTCATGACTTCCAGGAGCTATGATGTAATTGCTGTATAAGACGATGCATAAAAAGTGCATAAAAGTAGAACTAATCTCAATAATCAGATTAGAATATACTTTCGGTTGGACCCATCCATGACCCAGTCGCTATACCGAGGTTCGCCCTGAAGATTAGAACCTCTTTGGAGAAAAGCGGCGATCTCTCTCAATCTCCTCTTGCCCGCCCCCTCactccttttctttcttcatctttctgTTTTCTCGGGTTCCATTTGATTTGCTACCAACCGTAGCCATTCTTTATATTTCCAGGCTGGTAGTCGTCCACTTAGCTTTTTATACGGGAGTGTTGCAGACAAGTTGGTCGTCACCATGAGTACTCTCGATAGCCCCATCGCTCTTTTGAAGGCAATGGTGGTGAGGATCCCCCTCAT contains the following coding sequences:
- a CDS encoding putative FHA domain protein SNIP1; amino-acid sequence: MPESREDYRDRSRHRSPAGSPHAKSERRRKYDDEYESSSRRRDDRRSSRRDGSQRRSSRSPSGRSSRKRDDDHRRRERRERADNSDDDRRRRRHRSPEERRHRRHRDRDTHDDKERSSRSYRTTSRSRSPSRRSRSPSSRDPVRSRGALPSQQDAYTSEVAQKDPSAPPPEKEKPNFANTGRLAAESNTVNVSGGGTVVLKYHEPPEARKPPAKDPWRLYVFKGDDLLEVVELNERSCWLIGRENLVVDFPLEHPSCSKQHAALQFRYVEKRNEFGDRIGRVRPYLIDLESANGSAVNGDKIPGGRYVEVRDKDVLKFGLSTREYVLMLARTE
- a CDS encoding putative Hsp40 co-chaperone Jid1 (unnamed protein product), translated to MFKKPQVFSFGGLHLLNPSCHSSPAHPRPWQLSPHRGFATAHGFREDDLSWPSSSSFTPYDVFKQDRNAPYSKHRFYELVKIYHPDRPCNDHPLCRDLSPETRVHRYHVVVTAHEILSDPSRRAAYDLSGAGWNLHPQGSHPPWARPGSRDWSPIYANATWEDWERWQNRYNGKQQTMVDHRTFARLIILLTLLGGALQASWINKLSIGHEDRLQQLNEETMRLLAGRRENTVKQMPSSEAKVQHFLIRRDPSGVGLKGQEQQVYQKVLYPRESSSEEAHPVKILGNTTTDAKEPDPTS